The Solanum pennellii chromosome 11, SPENNV200 sequence ATTAAAAGTGAACTTCTGCCAATGGTTAAGCAACCCCTTGTGCAAGCGATTCCCCTAtaagaacatttttaaaatagacAAACATAGTATCAATATAAGAAATTCTGGCAAAGAAAACTAAATACAGAATCAATAAGTTGCAGATAATTTAGACACCACTGAATAACCCGACACGACAGAAATACATAGCACTAAAATGGATGCAGAGACAAGTTTCAATTTCTTCCTACCATTTGCACAACAAATGTGTGTATGCACAAACTAACCATGTGTATATTCTTAGCAGATCAATATCATGGGTGGTTTTGTTAATTGGTGATCTTTGAGAGTTACAGGCTAGGACATGTGTAAAGGTAAATTCAGTTGATTATACAATTTCGAACAAGCTACCGAACAATTTCCAGAAACAGAACTCTCTGAAACTATAAAAATGACCGATTGGGTCAAGGATCAGTTATCGTGCGTCTAGAAACAGCATTAACCTGGGAAATTTCAAGAAGATAACTTTACCTAACAGATAAAAAAGAGAAGTGATAGATCTGATAGAATGCCTTTAAGAATACGAAGCGATGGGTTTCTTTGTCTCGATTGTAAATACTTTTGATAGCACTTTCTTGGTGCTATCTATAACACACTCAACCTTTCGTGGGAAAAAAGATACTTTAGAGAAGATTTGCGGCATCAAGGTTTCGGACGAAAAATAATAGTGACAGCAATAAGAACAGTAACATACCAGTTCAGTCAGGAAGGCTTGTTTGTTAAGCCCTTCCAGTCCAGTGAAAGCCGACTCAAGCACACGGGAAAGGTATGCAACAGCACTGGTTGTAGATATAATATTAGTATACCggtaaaatgaaaataaatgattGCCAAAAAAGACGTAAATTCCAAAGATCTTAAAATATACTACGCCAGATATAAAGAGTAAAGCAATCACAAGATCAACTGAAATTTCATACTTGGATATGTTCTTGATGTTTCAAGAATACATCTTTCTATAAAAAAGACTAACATATGTGCATCTTCTAATTAATATAGGGATTCACCATGCACAAGCACTTGTTGGCCGATGGTCAGGGATAATGCCATCATCAGGTGATCGATAATCTGTTGCCTTTTGTTCAGTTGACAGTAGCCTTTCTACCTGAAAGCAGTCAAAGGGGAACATGATGTCAAACCAAATGTTTGGTTTTAGAGGACAGATGAAAGAGTTGGATATCATTAAGTGGCTGGTAAAAGTGACCAATGAGATACTTTGCCTAGGGAGGATAAGTGTCCCACATATAGCACTTAAGAAGCCTATACAGAAGAATAAATATTCTAAATCACAAACCTCTGCTATGACAGTTTCAATGCACTGTTGAAGCCCCTTACAAGCAACACTTTCTGCACGTGACATAGCTGTTGCCATTTCTTCACTGGAAGCAGCATGAGCACCATCCACAGGAAGTAAACGCCGCGATATGGAGTTCACAAAATACTAAAGGAAACCAGGAGTTAAGTGCAATTGAGTTAAAGCTACAtctacataaatttaaattgacTCCACTGGCATCAAAACAACCCACTTGCTGCAAAATAGCCACACTGCTTCCACAACGTTGCACAGATGCCATGAAAGATTTGAAACTGCTTTCACCAGCAGCTGCTGCATTTTCTGCCTATATAAAACCAATCATACAACAAGACAGCTGGTCGCTTAATATTTAGATGTATACAAAGTACAAAACTCTAGATCAAAAGAAAAGACTGGAATAATTACGGCAGAAACAGCTGCTGCAGCAACTCTTCGGCTAACACTAGTTCCCAGCAAGTGTTTTTCCCTCAAGGCAGCAGCCTCAGTAAGGCCTTCTCTGGCTCTTTCAAGACCTCCTATTATGTATTGACTGACCTGCAAAAGTCTAGAGTGAGAAAAACAATTGTACCATAACTACTGTTACGCCTCTTTCCAAATTAGTAGGGTCTGGTAAGATGGAACCTCAGTAACAACTCAGCTCTATTTGTCCTGTTTCATTACCCAATAATTTGTCCTAAAGGGGTTATCAAACGACTAGTGATCCTTTAAACCATGTACTTATTTGtgcatcaaaatataatttctacCCGAACTAAAAGGATTCTTGTCAAACACCAGACCTGTTGTTAGTGAACCCAGGATAAGGACAACAATGTAAGTGTTCCACTAACAAACACCAGACCTGTTGTTAGTAAACCCAGGATGAGGACCCAATGTAAGTGTTCCACTAACAAATACCAGACCTGTTGTTAGTGAACCCAGGATGAGGACCCAATGTAAGTGTTCCACTaacaaatttattcattttgtgGACATGTTGACGCTTGGAGGCTAAACATTGCGTCCATATATAATTACAGATTTCATTAACATTCTGGAGAACTTACCTTTTAATTTGGTAAGTATCCTCTGAACGCATAGCACAGCCTTAACATTTCTCTATTCCAGTGAACCTATTTTAATTCTGTCGTGCAACTTCATCTAGATGAATTGACTGCATAAAGTCATCTCACTCCTTTCTTCTTGTGTTGGCTAACTTAGAGTCTATATGATTTTTGGTTACTTCTACTTTTCCTAAGACCATTACTCTTGAGTGCTTCTCCATGGTTCAAACTTTTGGTTTGACTTTGCTTGTTTAGGGCTTTCGGCGATTAAAACAATAACTTCTGCAAATAACATACTCCATTGAATCCCATTTTGTATATTACTGATACACTCATTCATGACTAGGGTAAAAAAGTAATGTGCAACCAAAGATTTTGGGAGATTTGCTCGTCACCTCCCACTCTTATAACACCTGTCAAAGCTCTTTTATCCCACAATAAAGCAAAATGATATTACCAAAGTTTAATGTAATTTAGCTTTCATCATCGGAGATGTTTCTATACAAATGCTAGATATTTCCACAGGCAAAAGCAAACAGTGAAAATAGAACTCCTTATTCTGCATTAGAGATATTGCTTACATGAATTCTAAACATGCAGAAGactatagatatatatatacaggcacacacacaaacacatatTTTAGATATATGTCACATAAGATATATATTGTACCTTCTATGAATTTCCTACTTGATTAATGCATGCTCCCAGTGACATGATGAAAGAACTAAACGACGGCAACAATTGAAACAAACTATAAATGTAAAAGGAGGTGATGAACTTACTTGGTCCAGAAGGCATGTGAAAATAGGTTTAATGCTAGCAGCAAGTGCAGCAGGCTGTATATAAGAGGTATAATCAATTAGCTAACCTTGTAGGTTTTTATCTACTAAAGTATAACAGTCAACAAATAGATCATCAAGTTAGGAGAATGGCCTAAAGACGTGTACCAGCGGCAGAAGACACTAAAAAAAGATAACTACAACATACTTGATTACTACAGGCCACATTGTAACTTTACTTGGCAAATCTGGTATACATTATTGAACTTATATTGAATCTAGTGGCAGTGCCTTCAGTTTAAAACAAACAGTAATAAGTTGTCAAGGAGAAAAGATAAGGATCAGATGTAGGCATGGAGAAGAATTCCATGATGTATATTTTGGACCGTTTGGCTAGAAAGAGATCACATGTGCTTCAAGAGAAATCAGATTCCTGTTTTGCCAAAAGTTGGAAGTCtttttacaaataaaagttttttctGTAGGATTACAGGTTGATGTGAAGGAATGGTTGTAAATGACATTGATACAGTACTGGATTTTGTCGATTGCCTACATTCTTAAGTGACAAATCTAGCTGTTTTGTATAAAATCAGAACAGTCTTGTTGCTGAGGTCTtctgtataaaatttatattacttaCTAAAGAAAGTATGGAGAAGATTCTTACTCCCTCTGTATGTATGTCAACTATAGCTCTTCAACTATTCAACTAACCTGTCTATGCAATAAATAATTTACTACTGTGCCAAGGGGAATCTCCGCATACATGATATCCAAAGTAGAGGAACTTATGCAATCACTACCAACAGTTATATGGATAAACATCTTTTCAATCTAAATTCTAATCTGACTAGCCTAAAGCATCTTTTTTAATAGAATAGGTCAAAAATTCTACTGGACTTGAAAACGAACATGATGTGAATGAATCTACTCCGGCACAAGCCTTGATACAATAACTAGTTCCTTTTGATTTTCCAGCCAAAGGAAAAAAACTGAGAGATGATGAAGGTACAGCTTCAGCAACATCTTGAAACATGTCATATATACCTGTAAGTAAAACAAACTGCATCTGGATATTGCTTCTTCGTTCCAACGAACAAACTCTGTTACCACAGTGACAAAAATTTCCGGGTTAGAAAGTACTATTGAAGCACCTTTTGAGCGTCCAATTGTCCCAGACGACTCAGAGCTGGATAGCTGACTTTCACTACGCAGTTCATCCATCTACAAATTAAAACAAGAGGTCTGTTCAAAATTGTTCAAGAGAAGGCCAccagaatgatatgttataggtggaactctttcataaacatctaTAAGTTCAGAAAGTTGTTGGGCATCTATTGTTACAATAACATTGTGGACCTTCAATATTGTTGAACGCTCTCCAGAAGCTGGTAGCCTTGTCAGCTAGTATACCAAATTTCATGCAAACTAAGTTTGATTTGGTAAGAGCCTATATGGAGCAAAGATTTTGCAATTTACATGGCACCTACTAGGTGCtttggaaaagaaatatttcaaGGTTCCCTAGAACCAGAAAATTGACAACCAATAAATTTTTTACTTCATTTAGGAGTTCTGATTGTTTTCATTGTGGAAATAGCTTCTTCCAAAACTTCCTTGTTTTACCTAAGCAATAGAGAGAAAGGAGTGCCTTAAACAGAAACtagaatgatgagactgttCAGAAGGAGAAATTGTCACAAACCTTAGCTTTGTAAAGTTGTTTAAGAGAGGCTTGCTCGCACTCTATGTATATATCTTTGTGTGGTAGAAACAACGATTCAGTCAAACCTGAACCAGATGAAAATGGAGATCACAAATATAATTGACATAAACAAAGCCAGTCCAACATATTATAAATGGAAATAGCCTATGGTCAAGACCATCTAGATTGACCTCGTGGTAAAAACAAAAGTGAGTATCTTCAAGAAACTGATTCTAGTACCCAAATGAACCATAGTAGTAAACCACAGTAAGTAACCTAACAGGACTAGAACGTTTTCTATAATATTTGGAACTGAAGTTAGATGTAGAAACAATCTTAGCAAATTACAAGAAACATAAAACTTCAAGATTTGATATAGACTCGCATGTATTTGTTGTTTCTCTTAAACAGGTAAAGGAGAAAAACGAGTCTACAATATTAATTGATCATTAATATCGGAAGCAGTACATGCTTCAACAACGGAAAAGAACAAAAGTTGGGTGTCAAGACTTCTCTTTTATTAAGAACCTGGCCTTCTAGCAATACCTAATACTCAAATTTCCTCAAGAATCTGTATTTCCCTCCCACTTTTGCTGAACACCCTGTCCTCCTTTATCTCTTCTTTTTAATTTCCTCTCTCCGTGAAGTGCATAATATGCCCATAATAGACAACTCTTTATTTCTTCAGAACCTTGTCATTAACTGTCGTAGTTGACAGATATTTCAGAATGAAGACTCATGAGGCTTATATCATGCATTTACATGTCTCTGTAAGGTAAATCCTTAAAATACCAGCATGTTCGCCAAATTAAGCAATCATATGCAGATCTTGGCACATTCCACCTCTGCTATATAGCACATTTATTACATTTAAACAACTATATTAAGGTAACAATGAGACGGCACAAAGGTTCATTTCATGTCTACCTTCAACATCCAAGTCACCACATCCGACACTTCGCAACTCCTTATCAAACTCTTGTGTCTTCTCATATGCGACAGCCAGCAATCTGAGATACTGAACATTCAAAGGCAACAAAAGAGTCAGCCAAAGGCCATATTTTCCTCTTCTGATAGAAATGAACAATCTCTGCAACATCACTTACTAATACAAGTCCGCCTTCTGCCATGGGAGGTGGGTTAACAAGAGATGGTTTCAGTAGGAGCTTCTCTAGAAGTTTTGGAACACGATCCTCCAAGACACGCTGTTCATAACCTCAATCTATTAGTTACCAGTTccataattgcatttttttgtGGAAACACTCACTCAATAAGCACTTTACTGGAATGGAAAATATCAGGCAGACAAATTGGAGGAAACTCAAGGCGATAGAAATTGTTTTTGTCTAAATTAACTGGTGCACGTCCACAGATATGTTATTCTTTATATGCATATATTGTTAAAGCTCTGCGACGACAAGCCAGAACTAGCTTTCTTTTGCTGCTGCTGCACCATCATACAAAAACAAGATAGACAATAACTACCtcaagcacaccataagtagtTATCAACCATACCTGAACTAATATCGACATTACATCTTTAGGGGAAGGGAAAACTGCTGCTATAGTGGCTGCTTCTTTTCGCACCGTGTCTGGAAGAAATATAATATGTTAAAATTCAAAAGGCATGCATTTAGAAGAGAAATGTTGTTTAATAAACTTCAACCAAAATAACCTGCAATTTCTTTAAACATTGAAGAAAGGCCATGAGCAACATTGCTAGGGCTGGGTTGGGCACCCTCATCACCAAGGACCAATTTAGCATCTGCATTCATCACCGCAATATCAAACATGGGACGTAATCCCACGTAGTGTTGCATGGCACTGGTACCCCTGTTAAACTGCTTGGAGAACGAATATGTCAAATTATGAAGTGTTCTTTTCAATAGAAAACACCAAGAATCAGGTTCAAATTCCAGAGAAAAGATAAAAACCTTTCACGTTATCCCATGTTTACAGGAAGTTTAATAGAGATTTAACATCAAGTACTTATGACAGGTCTACTGAAACAGCTTAATTTACCTGTGACAAAATTTTACCATATTCACCCATTGTAGACAAATCACGCTTCTGTGTAGCCGTATCAAATCGAGCTAATAATCTGTTTTCCAAGGCTAGCAGGTCACCAAATAAGAAGACTACTTAGAATGtcctttaaaatgaaaaaatgaatatgacATCACAggaaagacataaaataaatgtCAACCAAGAGCACATTAGCTAGCTAAAACCATCAGAAGAAAACAAAAGCTAGGCGTCCAAACAGCGAATGTAAAAATTGAGGACTATGTTTAGTACGTCTTTAGATCTTAAAATGCAGTACTATGTGCCCATATCAAAAAATCCATTTGAGACTACAGAGAAATTACACAACTAATGTTTACTATGATCAATTTTTACAAGTTAAAACAGAACTAGCTACTTTTCCCCGAGAAactttatgaaaattaaaacGAGAAACCTGAGAATGAACTAAAGGTATTTGCAACTCTTTGCCCTTTTAAGGTATAGTCTTCTAATATGATATGCCGTATTTACATCATTGTGCAAAATTTTAGGAGTCAGAGCAATATGGTCATTGAAGGAGCTAGATCATAGCATTTTAGCATGCATTATTGCTCTTACTTAAACAACAGATGTTTAATTGGCCTCTTTCCTTGTTCTAATTATTCTTATGGATTCAGATGCACCAAATGAACATCCGTTTATCCCTTTATTAAGTTGTCCATACATCTTCCTAGATGAAAAAACAGTAAAGAGACATGAAAAAGAGTAAGAGATCGATGTTACAAGTTTCAAAGATATTGTGCCTGTTCATTGGTCTGAGACGTGCTTCATGCTGGACTACACACAGCATAAGGACCTCATGGCTCATAATTGAAAATCCTGTTGGTTTAAGTCTTGGGAACTTCTATTGATGTCAAACATGTTTTTCATACCAGACCAGAACATCATTGATGTcaaataaagattaaaattgaaaagattcCTCCCCCGTCCCAATTATATGAcactatttcctttttagtttaaTCCCAAAAGGGACACCTTCTATATTTAGTAACAATTTGACTTGAAACGTATACCCTTAATGAGATGAGTCACACAAATATCTATGGCTTATTCTAGACAACACGTTTCAAAAGTCTTCGTTTCATTCTTAAGCTCCGGGTCCTATCAAACACCTTCCCATAAATTGGGACGGGGGGGCTAATTAgatgaaaaattattgtttaGTGGTTCCATCTTCAAGATAGATCTCATGGGTAATAAAAAAGCAGGTCTTATTGCTTGGTGCCTGAACAGAAGAACTACCTAAGCAAGCAAAGCACTCAACCTGTTTTGCACCTAGAAATTTCTTAAGAAGTTTGTTGTAGAGTTGCCAGAAGGTTCTTAATGCTTCAGATCTTTCTACCAACAAATAACCTAATTCTGCTCTACTTTTTTTATCAACACAAGTTCAATCATATATTATGCTCCTCTAAAACTTCAGATTCTCCATTTCTCGGGGTGGTAGTTTGTGAAAAACTAGCTAGTCAAGAAGAACAGAAGTTTCAAACACAGCTTTAGAATAAATCCATGAGGAGCAGTAAAACATCAGTAGTTAAAGAAATAAGTAGTTCGCTGTTGTACCATTGCAGTACTCCTGGAGGTTTGTGATAGCAACTTCCAATCCTATATGTGAAGTTGCATTTCCAACAGCAGAGGAGACAGTTGTTTTTTGTCTTCCAATATCTTCATCAGCAAATGATCCTGCAAATTACTTAAATGTGATTATATCTGGGGAAAAATCATATTGTTACACAATTGAGGATGAAAACAGATTCTCTAAGGTGAAAGATATACAATTAATCACTCAAAGGCTTCTttttaaatgacaaaaaaaagaaaatgtaaatgCAGGAACAAAAATTCTCTGTTGCCCCAATCCTCTAGACCAAGTACAGGAACCAGGATTAGATCATTGTTTTTAATGGTATAAAAAGGAGAAGCTAAATTAGTGGACGATTAAATGTCTTTGAATATCCTCGTCCATCGAAGGACTTGGTGAGAAGTTAATATTTTAGTGTACATATTGACAATTAGAACCAAAACCTTATGCAGTATCACCAATGGGAGATCAGACAGTTAATAGGAGAATAACTCAATAACCTGAAGCAACCCAGCGGTCAAGTTTCTCCGTCGGGTGTAACTCTCAGGAAATCCCACCACCCGTCCAGAAAAAGTAATAAGACAGAAATGACCCAACCTTGTATCAAGTATTCCCATTATGATAATTCTCCACAGGAAACTAGTAAAACATTTCAAAGTtatcagaagaaaaaaaatgaacctaaaattttaagttctcttaattatttttggtgATGACATGATAGTAGTTAGATGTTACTGAAGAATTTGAGAAGAACAGTCTTATTTTGTATGTCGGTATGCCTTTACATCCCATGAGTAGGtttattaattcaataaatCCTATAACTAATTCAGGGACGTCaatcaaaggaaatattatattcctataACTACTAATGGAAAAATAGTCGCCTAAAATCATGCTAATTGATTAACAGCATCAACACCTCGAAAGAAGCCAGAGGTACTGCTTAATCAGCTACTCTGAGGCTAGGTGAAACTGAAGAGCGTTAACCAACAAGGGAAAATACGAGaaggagagaaagagagaaattcaGAAGCGGTAAAACGAAAATGATATGCCTTAAATCCGTAGGTAATAAATAGTATAGTTAAATAACGGTATGATAATGGAGTAAACGCTTAAAATGATTTTGTCATGACAGCATATCCTAATTTGCACCAACATGAGATAGATAAGTTGTCTGAGAGTCAGAAACACTGAGCTTTCTCAGGTAATAAATAGCTAAATGAGGAAGAatattaataattgataattttttgaatGAAGGCATCTGATTCTTGGTGCAAGTGTAAAACGAAAATATTACACCGTTAATAATAAGAATGGACAAAATATCCCCCTTATTTTTTGTTGGCAAAGAAAGATCAGACGGAAACTGGAAAGCAGAAGTAAAGGAAAAAATTCAAGAGTGATAAGCAGGGTTATTACCTTTTGACCTGGTTGCAAGTTCTCTAGTTTGACCTTAGAATAGTCAGCTCAACCAAagataataaaacaaaatttggcAAAGAATTTTCACATTTACAGTTCTGAGAATATCCAAGGAATGGTAATGAGCATTACTTAATTTCTGGGCAATAGAAGCAGCTTCAGCGACACGGTTATCATCAATGAATAAAGGAGAAAGTTGTGTCAGGTCTCCTGCACTTCTATTGAACTCCATCAAGTACTGTTTGAGGGAAGTCAATTTattccatcaatttttttataaagaacacagacgcaaaaaaaaaagatccatGAGTGAAATGACTTTTAGATGGTTACAAGTTTACCTTTATGAGCTCTATCGTCTGACTAGCAGATTCTCTCTGAGTATCTGCACTCTGACAGGAAACAAAGGTTATTAATGTACAAACTCAGtctaaaataacttgaaaaacaGATTTATCTggagaaattgaattttttagaaGAAATGTCTTTCTATTGTCTGCTCATTCTTTTAATGGACGAAGCACACTTAAGTCTGGAGTACCAAACTTCAATTGAAGATCAAGAACCAAATGTTACTTTCTTACTTATGTTACAACAGAAACAATCAGATAAAAGTAAACTAATTTCTTGTAATTACACTAGCAAAGACCTAAACAGTCTAAGTAATTAAGAAGAGATAGCATTTACCTGCAAGTGATCTCCTATTTTGGCAGCAGTATGACCGACACTTGATATACGTGAATCCAGACGTGCAAAGCTACCAAACAAACCATCTACACCTTTTTCCAGCTGCACATTTTCTAATACTCATAAAAGCTATGCTCAAGGCTTTCAACAGATCAATGTGAATAAAGAAGCTCCATTTAACACCAAAGATACTAAAGACGATTACAAGTATAACATAAGCAAAAGATGGCAAATGAAAAACCAAATGTCTATCCTGCTTTACCGAGACAAATGTATTAATCATATCAAGTGCATTTTCACATCATAGAATGTCATTTAAACCAGGTCATCATTTCATTCTTcgattattaaatattaaattctagTTCCATGACCCCATGCTCATCATctcaaataaaaacaaagtttCGCATTAAACTAATGATATATCTTATTATACAAAAACTACTTACTGACCTCAGCAAGTGTCTTACGGTGCTTCAAGTCTTGAACAGAAACTTCTTTTGTGAGATTGCTTAATTTTGCATCAACCTTAATAGCAAATCAGAGACAAAGGGGTTTTAGTTAAAAACTCTCGAGAATGAACAGTAGATATGACATAACGATATACCTGTCTTTTTTGTTCCACCAATTGTGAACTAGAATTCTTAAACAGAGATAACAAGGCATCAACTTCAGGAAACAATGGGCTTGAAAGTAACTTTCCTGCATTTGACATTGATGGTGCCCTCATATGCCCATTCGATATTCCATCAATGTTGCCATGACCTTCTAATGAATCTACTTCTTTTTCGAGACACAAAGGCAATACCTCAGTTACCAAATTACCAAACGtatcatcaaatgaaa is a genomic window containing:
- the LOC107004298 gene encoding exocyst complex component SEC10b-like, encoding MKEIRDGAQSNRTPLALDVDDFKGDFSFDDTFGNLVTEVLPLCLEKEVDSLEGHGNIDGISNGHMRAPSMSNAGKLLSSPLFPEVDALLSLFKNSSSQLVEQKRQVDAKLSNLTKEVSVQDLKHRKTLAELEKGVDGLFGSFARLDSRISSVGHTAAKIGDHLQSADTQRESASQTIELIKYLMEFNRSAGDLTQLSPLFIDDNRVAEAASIAQKLRSFADEDIGRQKTTVSSAVGNATSHIGLEVAITNLQEYCNALENRLLARFDTATQKRDLSTMGEYGKILSQFNRGTSAMQHYVGLRPMFDIAVMNADAKLVLGDEGAQPSPSNVAHGLSSMFKEIADTVRKEAATIAAVFPSPKDVMSILVQRVLEDRVPKLLEKLLLKPSLVNPPPMAEGGLVLYLRLLAVAYEKTQEFDKELRSVGCGDLDVEGLTESLFLPHKDIYIECEQASLKQLYKAKMDELRSESQLSSSESSGTIGRSKGASIVLSNPEIFVTVVTEFVRWNEEAISRCSLFYLQPAALAASIKPIFTCLLDQVSQYIIGGLERAREGLTEAAALREKHLLGTSVSRRVAAAAVSAAENAAAAGESSFKSFMASVQRCGSSVAILQQYFVNSISRRLLPVDGAHAASSEEMATAMSRAESVACKGLQQCIETVIAEVERLLSTEQKATDYRSPDDGIIPDHRPTSACACAVAYLSRVLESAFTGLEGLNKQAFLTELGNRLHKGLLNHWQKFTFNPSGGLRLKRDITEYGEFVRSFNAPQVDEKFEQLGIIANVFIVAPESLGPLFEGTPSIKKDAQRFIQLRDDYKNAKLASKLSSLWS